The Pyrococcus horikoshii OT3 genome includes a window with the following:
- a CDS encoding SPL family radical SAM protein, whose amino-acid sequence MYIRPFDPWKSKLCTCPFKYTLNPYTGCDHACVYCYITSYIPNAFKVRPKKNLLIQVERELRKFDKRYIIAMSYSSDPYPTIEKELGITRKVLELFRRYDVRCLILTKSDIFERDIDILKELRCAVGVTVTTIDERKAKLLEPNAPLPKDRIRALKKAKKEGIPVYARVDPIIPFYTWEDFRKTVDALSFVSHITVSTLKLRPDIKARMRAKFPELMKKLEPLYTERYEGYAYLRKDMRFRILNEARKIIEGKGITFGSCREGYYSYPTCDGSHLVP is encoded by the coding sequence ATGTACATACGGCCATTTGATCCCTGGAAGTCAAAACTCTGCACGTGTCCCTTCAAGTATACATTAAATCCATATACTGGTTGTGACCACGCCTGCGTCTATTGCTATATAACAAGTTATATTCCTAATGCATTTAAGGTTAGACCAAAGAAAAACCTGTTAATTCAAGTTGAAAGGGAATTGAGGAAATTTGATAAGAGGTATATAATTGCGATGTCGTATTCTTCCGATCCGTATCCAACGATAGAAAAGGAACTCGGAATTACCAGAAAAGTTTTGGAGCTTTTTAGGAGATACGATGTAAGGTGCCTTATCTTAACGAAATCTGACATATTCGAGAGGGATATTGACATCCTTAAAGAGTTAAGGTGTGCCGTTGGGGTTACGGTAACTACCATTGATGAGCGTAAGGCAAAGCTCTTAGAGCCAAATGCACCTCTGCCAAAGGATAGAATAAGGGCTTTAAAAAAAGCCAAGAAAGAAGGTATTCCCGTTTACGCAAGGGTAGATCCTATAATACCTTTCTATACTTGGGAGGATTTTAGGAAGACCGTCGATGCTTTAAGTTTCGTAAGTCATATAACCGTTTCAACGCTAAAGTTAAGACCTGATATCAAAGCTAGGATGAGGGCAAAGTTTCCTGAGTTAATGAAAAAGCTAGAACCTTTGTATACGGAAAGATATGAGGGGTACGCATACCTTAGGAAGGATATGAGATTTAGAATTCTTAATGAGGCAAGGAAAATTATCGAAGGGAAGGGTATTACTTTTGGCTCATGTAGGGAAGGTTATTACTCATATCCAACTTGTGATGGCTCTCATTTAGTTCCTTAG
- a CDS encoding OsmC family protein, with the protein MVTVVKGKVRWVEGEQFIGRIEGDKCSVILGEGGISPMKLLLLSVAGCTSYDVVMILKKMREPIKGLEVEIEGVRREEHPRIYKEVTIHYKIYGNVNEKKARRAIELSQEKYCSASAHLKLSGTDVKYTLEVIRDDEPPSQLNK; encoded by the coding sequence ATCGTGACGGTTGTAAAAGGGAAGGTAAGGTGGGTTGAAGGAGAGCAATTTATCGGAAGAATAGAAGGGGATAAATGTTCAGTAATACTCGGAGAGGGCGGTATAAGCCCAATGAAGCTCTTACTTTTAAGTGTTGCAGGGTGTACAAGCTATGACGTAGTTATGATATTAAAGAAGATGAGGGAACCAATTAAAGGCTTAGAAGTCGAGATTGAAGGAGTAAGAAGGGAGGAGCACCCAAGAATCTATAAGGAGGTCACGATCCATTACAAGATATATGGAAACGTAAACGAGAAAAAGGCAAGAAGGGCGATAGAACTAAGCCAAGAAAAATATTGCTCAGCATCCGCTCACTTGAAGTTAAGTGGAACAGATGTTAAATATACCCTCGAGGTAATCCGGGATGATGAACCTCCATCCCAACTGAATAAATGA
- a CDS encoding 4-phosphopantoate--beta-alanine ligase — translation MVKIPKSHPRYWSLLYREKIIRGMEEGITAKAGLIAHGRGEAFDYLIGERTIPPAEEAMKVAVAKLLLANHPVISVNGNVAALVPRETVELAKVTRAKLEVNLFYRTEERVKKIAEVLKKTGAKEVLGLNPTKRIPGLESERGKVEEDGIWKADVVLVPLEDGDRTEALVRMGKFVITVDLNPLSRSARMANVTIVDNIIRAYPRMIELAKEMRDYSREELEEIVNNYDNNKILSEVLLHIRRRLEELAKEGIWRKEKI, via the coding sequence ATGGTGAAAATTCCAAAGAGTCACCCTAGGTATTGGAGTTTACTATACAGGGAGAAGATAATTAGAGGAATGGAAGAAGGAATAACGGCCAAAGCAGGATTAATAGCCCATGGTAGAGGGGAAGCCTTTGATTATTTGATAGGAGAAAGGACTATTCCTCCCGCAGAGGAAGCTATGAAAGTTGCCGTTGCCAAGTTATTACTAGCTAACCACCCTGTAATCTCCGTAAATGGGAACGTTGCAGCACTAGTGCCTCGTGAAACCGTGGAGCTTGCGAAAGTTACTAGAGCAAAACTGGAGGTTAATCTATTTTATAGAACCGAAGAAAGGGTAAAAAAAATAGCAGAAGTGTTAAAAAAAACTGGCGCTAAGGAAGTTCTAGGACTTAATCCTACCAAGAGAATTCCTGGGCTGGAGAGTGAGAGGGGAAAAGTTGAAGAAGATGGGATATGGAAAGCAGATGTTGTTCTCGTTCCACTTGAAGATGGAGATAGAACTGAAGCTCTTGTCAGAATGGGAAAATTCGTTATAACCGTTGACCTTAATCCCCTCTCAAGATCCGCAAGGATGGCTAATGTAACGATAGTGGATAACATAATAAGGGCGTACCCTAGGATGATCGAGCTCGCCAAAGAGATGAGGGATTACTCTAGAGAAGAGCTGGAAGAAATAGTCAATAACTATGATAATAATAAAATTCTAAGTGAGGTTTTACTTCATATTAGAAGAAGATTGGAAGAGTTGGCTAAAGAGGGGATTTGGAGGAAAGAAAAAATCTAG
- a CDS encoding helix-turn-helix domain-containing protein, whose amino-acid sequence MFEKEKEILAKRIAGEIVLSPDPGKTMRKWREIFGISQTELADYLGVSSSVISDYEGGRRKSPGASTIRKFVEALIEIDEKRGGNVIKAFSRTFSSEIPTSAILDIREFDIPVTVKDIVDAVKGEIVANPDLIDRKIYGYTVVDSIQAILEMSAEEFLKLYGWTTERALVFTKVTTGRSPMIAVRVQGLKPAMVVLHGVKRLDELAVKIAEKERVPLVVSKAENETELITGLRRLVTSI is encoded by the coding sequence ATGTTTGAAAAAGAAAAGGAGATTTTAGCTAAAAGGATAGCTGGTGAAATAGTCCTCTCTCCAGACCCTGGGAAGACAATGAGAAAATGGAGGGAAATATTTGGAATTAGTCAGACTGAATTAGCTGACTATCTTGGTGTTTCCTCCTCGGTAATTAGTGATTATGAAGGGGGAAGAAGAAAGAGTCCAGGAGCTTCCACAATAAGGAAATTTGTTGAAGCTTTAATAGAAATCGATGAGAAAAGGGGTGGGAACGTAATCAAAGCATTCAGTAGGACGTTTAGTAGTGAGATTCCAACAAGTGCCATACTTGACATAAGGGAATTTGATATCCCAGTTACTGTTAAAGATATAGTAGATGCTGTTAAGGGAGAAATAGTTGCAAATCCGGATCTAATCGATAGAAAAATATACGGATATACAGTCGTCGACAGTATTCAGGCGATACTGGAAATGTCTGCCGAGGAATTCTTAAAACTCTACGGTTGGACAACCGAAAGGGCCCTTGTTTTTACTAAGGTCACTACCGGTAGGAGTCCAATGATAGCTGTAAGGGTACAGGGTTTAAAGCCGGCCATGGTGGTATTACATGGCGTTAAAAGGCTTGATGAATTAGCGGTAAAAATTGCAGAAAAGGAGAGGGTACCTTTGGTTGTTTCAAAGGCCGAAAATGAAACTGAATTGATAACCGGGCTTAGAAGGTTAGTTACCAGTATCTAG
- the udg gene encoding type-4 uracil-DNA glycosylase — translation MKKLEEKIRKCKKCPLWEVRTNPVPGDGSYDTKIMFVGEAPGYWEDQMGLPFVGKAGKVLDELLKLIGLKRSEVYITNIVKCRPPNNRDPTEEEIKACAPYLDAQIDIIKPKVIVTLGRFSTAYIMKKYGFNVEPISKIHGRVFEARTLFGKIYIVPMYHPAVALYRPQLRRELEEDFKKLKSLLSS, via the coding sequence ATGAAAAAGCTTGAAGAGAAGATAAGGAAATGCAAGAAGTGCCCTCTTTGGGAAGTTAGGACTAATCCAGTTCCTGGGGATGGAAGTTATGATACTAAAATAATGTTCGTAGGAGAAGCCCCAGGGTATTGGGAAGATCAAATGGGTTTACCATTCGTTGGAAAAGCTGGAAAGGTTCTGGATGAACTGTTAAAGCTCATTGGCCTAAAGAGATCTGAAGTCTATATAACGAACATCGTAAAGTGCAGACCTCCCAACAATAGGGATCCAACTGAGGAAGAAATTAAAGCCTGTGCTCCTTATTTAGATGCCCAGATAGATATAATAAAGCCCAAGGTAATAGTAACCCTGGGAAGATTCTCCACAGCATACATAATGAAGAAGTATGGATTCAACGTTGAGCCGATAAGTAAGATCCATGGAAGGGTTTTTGAAGCAAGAACTCTGTTTGGGAAGATCTACATCGTTCCAATGTATCATCCTGCAGTGGCCCTTTATAGGCCACAATTGAGGAGAGAACTTGAGGAGGACTTTAAGAAACTCAAATCCCTCTTAAGTTCATGA
- a CDS encoding sugar phosphate isomerase/epimerase family protein: protein MKVGVSIYPHFIKEGKTLPSILANVKIKDYDFVQIFPHALGLIRNGTVIESALKEVEIVLKGVGIDYIIRMPVSLNLRDSIYYSRHFKVAKAILDVAIKLGAKIIVMQSGKTGRLDLEIDAIRSLADTANKFDIKIALENTFSVKDTLYVIDNVNRDNVGFALDVAHAFLSAQGDENKLLEDVKLGIEKTILLLVHDNFGKMFPQVEPEDALAYGVGDLHLLPGEGKIPFGKILKLFDDVPILLKVKDPKVFANLPPKSELIERLRR from the coding sequence ATGAAGGTTGGGGTTAGCATCTACCCCCATTTTATTAAGGAGGGAAAAACATTACCTTCGATACTTGCAAATGTAAAGATTAAGGATTATGACTTTGTTCAGATATTTCCCCACGCTCTAGGCTTAATTAGGAATGGTACGGTAATAGAATCAGCCCTTAAGGAAGTTGAGATTGTGCTTAAGGGGGTTGGGATAGATTATATAATTAGAATGCCCGTCTCTCTGAATCTGAGGGATAGTATATACTACTCAAGACATTTTAAGGTTGCAAAGGCCATACTTGACGTCGCAATAAAACTTGGGGCAAAGATAATAGTCATGCAAAGTGGAAAGACTGGAAGGCTTGATTTAGAGATAGATGCAATAAGGAGCTTAGCGGATACAGCGAATAAATTTGATATAAAAATAGCTCTTGAGAATACGTTCAGCGTGAAAGATACGCTATATGTAATAGACAACGTTAATAGGGATAATGTTGGGTTTGCACTAGATGTTGCTCATGCCTTCTTAAGCGCCCAGGGTGATGAAAACAAGCTTCTAGAGGATGTGAAGCTTGGAATAGAGAAGACAATATTGTTGTTGGTGCATGATAACTTTGGGAAGATGTTTCCTCAAGTTGAACCTGAAGATGCTTTAGCTTATGGGGTAGGAGATCTGCACTTATTGCCAGGGGAGGGAAAGATCCCATTTGGGAAGATATTGAAGTTATTTGATGATGTTCCGATATTACTGAAAGTTAAGGATCCCAAGGTATTTGCGAATTTACCTCCCAAAAGCGAGTTAATAGAAAGATTAAGGAGGTGA
- a CDS encoding NAD(P)-dependent glycerol-1-phosphate dehydrogenase, protein MHLMEFPREVILGKNLIQEINNVIKRLKLGSPGLVVYGPITKKIAGSNVEKIVKEEFEVYSITVKEAHINEVERVISKIRDKGIKWAIAVGGGSIIDVTKLASFKMGIPFISFPTTASHDGIASANASIKGLNVKTSIKAKPPIAVIADIDVIKTAPKRYLAAGVGDIVSNITAVRDWKLAHKLKGEYFSEYAASLSLMSAKMVIRDAEIIRLGQDEGIRKVVKALISSGVAMSIAGSSRPASGAEHLFSHALDMLLDKPALHGEQTGIGTIIMAYLHGINWKKIRDTLKIVGAPTTAYELGIDPEIIIEALTIAHTIRPERYTILGKEGITREAAEKAAKITGVI, encoded by the coding sequence ATGCACCTAATGGAATTTCCACGAGAAGTCATTCTTGGAAAAAATCTAATCCAGGAAATTAATAATGTAATTAAGAGACTCAAACTCGGTTCTCCTGGATTAGTAGTTTATGGTCCAATAACGAAAAAGATAGCAGGTTCAAATGTTGAGAAGATAGTAAAAGAGGAATTTGAAGTTTATTCCATTACCGTTAAAGAAGCTCACATAAATGAGGTTGAGAGGGTAATCAGTAAAATAAGAGATAAAGGCATTAAATGGGCAATTGCAGTTGGAGGGGGAAGTATAATAGATGTTACAAAGCTGGCAAGTTTTAAGATGGGAATTCCATTCATAAGTTTTCCAACCACCGCATCACACGATGGTATAGCAAGCGCTAATGCATCCATTAAAGGCTTAAACGTTAAAACATCAATAAAGGCTAAACCTCCAATAGCCGTCATTGCAGATATAGATGTAATAAAAACGGCCCCAAAAAGATACCTAGCCGCTGGAGTTGGAGATATCGTAAGTAATATAACCGCAGTAAGGGATTGGAAACTTGCACATAAGCTTAAAGGGGAATACTTCAGTGAATATGCCGCTTCACTAAGCTTGATGAGTGCAAAGATGGTTATCCGGGATGCCGAGATAATTAGACTTGGACAGGATGAGGGAATTAGAAAGGTTGTCAAGGCTCTAATATCAAGTGGAGTTGCCATGAGCATAGCTGGCTCCTCAAGACCCGCAAGCGGTGCTGAGCATTTATTCAGCCATGCCCTAGATATGCTGTTAGATAAACCGGCCCTCCATGGAGAGCAAACAGGCATTGGAACCATAATTATGGCATATCTTCATGGGATCAACTGGAAGAAAATAAGGGATACATTGAAGATAGTTGGGGCTCCAACGACAGCTTACGAACTAGGTATAGATCCCGAGATTATAATAGAAGCTCTAACGATAGCCCATACAATTAGGCCAGAGAGATATACAATCCTGGGTAAGGAAGGCATAACTAGAGAGGCCGCTGAAAAGGCTGCTAAAATAACGGGTGTAATTTGA
- a CDS encoding UPF0179 family protein — protein MVITLVGEKLAKPGLEFIYYGPGEPCKTCRLARVCIGNLEPGRRYKIVRVRNIEHPCPLHEGKVRVVEVVEPAIEVLMEPRYAIVGSKIKLSFVECNDDDKAELVRPEGLFEGDLVKILEIVDDVECGGRKYKLVKVMREKG, from the coding sequence ATGGTGATTACGTTAGTTGGAGAAAAACTTGCAAAGCCCGGGCTTGAATTCATATATTATGGCCCTGGAGAACCCTGCAAAACATGTAGACTCGCTAGAGTATGCATAGGAAATCTGGAACCTGGGAGAAGGTATAAAATTGTGAGAGTTAGAAATATAGAGCATCCATGTCCACTACACGAAGGTAAAGTCCGAGTAGTTGAAGTAGTTGAACCCGCAATAGAGGTTCTCATGGAACCAAGATATGCGATAGTTGGGAGTAAGATTAAGCTTAGCTTCGTCGAATGCAACGACGATGACAAGGCTGAGTTAGTGAGGCCAGAGGGGCTCTTTGAAGGAGATCTAGTGAAGATACTTGAAATAGTTGATGATGTTGAGTGCGGAGGAAGGAAATATAAATTAGTTAAGGTGATGAGGGAAAAGGGCTGA
- a CDS encoding arginine--tRNA ligase, with the protein MLMEIRESVKERIEEIIKEIAPQWEGEIELKETPDPKLGDFGTPIAFKLAKLLKRPPIEIAEKIVEKLKLNLPEGIKDVKAVNGYINVFIDYPHFARILINDILAKGDRFGSSEIGKGKKVIVEHTSVNPTKPLHMGHARNAILGDVMARILRFLGYEVEVQNYIDDLGIQFAQVYWGYLRLKEEFERIMNELRERGLKDNPIDHALGLLYVEVNRRLEDNPELENEIRDIMKKLESGELYGRKLAEEVVRAQMVTTYKLGVKYDLLVWESDIVRRKLFEIALELLSKNENFYIPSDGKYRGAFVMDLRKLFPDMKNPILVLRRSDGTATYTGKDIAYHLWKFGKIDVDLLYKEWDSTTWTTAPDGKSMPNKFGNANIVINVIGAEQKHPQLAIKYALQLLGFEDAAANLYHLAYEHVERPEGKFSGRKGTWVGFTVDEVIQEAVKRARELIEEKNPALSDEEKAEVAEKVGIGAIRYNLIKYSPDKKIIFRWEDVLNFEGESAPYIQYAHARCSSILRKAEEEGIKVDPETLFKNADFTKLSERERELVIMLSKFPRIVEQAGKDVKPHLIAWFANELASLFNKFYMDHPVLKAEEGVREARLLLVMAVEQVLKNALYLMGIEAPERM; encoded by the coding sequence ATGCTTATGGAGATAAGGGAGAGCGTTAAGGAGAGGATCGAGGAGATAATTAAAGAAATTGCCCCTCAATGGGAGGGGGAAATTGAACTTAAAGAAACCCCAGACCCAAAGCTTGGTGATTTTGGCACCCCAATTGCCTTTAAGCTCGCTAAATTACTAAAAAGACCTCCAATTGAGATTGCGGAGAAAATAGTTGAAAAGCTAAAACTCAACCTTCCAGAAGGAATAAAGGATGTTAAGGCCGTGAATGGGTATATAAACGTATTTATTGATTACCCCCACTTCGCAAGGATCCTAATTAACGATATCTTAGCAAAGGGGGATAGGTTTGGGAGTAGTGAAATTGGCAAGGGAAAAAAGGTGATAGTTGAGCATACCTCAGTAAATCCCACTAAGCCCCTTCACATGGGGCATGCAAGGAATGCAATCTTAGGAGATGTAATGGCTAGAATTCTAAGGTTCCTTGGATACGAGGTGGAAGTCCAAAATTATATAGACGACCTAGGGATTCAATTTGCCCAGGTATATTGGGGATACTTGAGGCTGAAGGAAGAGTTTGAGAGGATAATGAATGAACTCAGAGAAAGAGGACTTAAGGATAATCCGATTGATCATGCCCTTGGACTGCTGTACGTGGAGGTTAACCGTAGATTAGAGGATAATCCAGAGCTTGAAAACGAGATAAGGGATATTATGAAAAAACTAGAAAGTGGAGAATTATATGGAAGGAAGCTAGCTGAAGAGGTCGTTAGAGCTCAGATGGTTACCACGTATAAGCTGGGAGTCAAATATGATCTCCTAGTGTGGGAGAGTGATATAGTTAGAAGGAAGCTATTTGAGATAGCACTTGAACTACTAAGCAAAAACGAGAACTTCTATATCCCATCAGATGGCAAATATCGGGGAGCTTTTGTCATGGATTTAAGGAAGCTCTTTCCAGATATGAAGAATCCTATTCTTGTATTGAGGAGAAGCGATGGTACCGCTACGTATACTGGGAAAGATATTGCATACCATCTATGGAAGTTTGGAAAAATAGATGTCGATTTACTTTACAAGGAATGGGATTCGACTACCTGGACAACGGCCCCGGATGGTAAAAGCATGCCAAACAAATTTGGAAACGCAAATATCGTTATAAACGTTATAGGGGCTGAGCAAAAGCATCCACAGCTTGCAATTAAATATGCTCTCCAGTTGCTGGGCTTTGAAGATGCGGCTGCTAATCTATATCACTTAGCTTATGAGCACGTTGAGAGGCCTGAAGGGAAATTCTCCGGAAGGAAGGGGACTTGGGTTGGATTCACCGTCGATGAAGTTATTCAAGAAGCCGTAAAAAGGGCGAGGGAATTAATTGAAGAAAAGAACCCAGCCCTATCTGATGAGGAAAAAGCGGAAGTAGCGGAAAAGGTTGGCATTGGTGCTATAAGGTACAATTTAATAAAATACAGTCCGGATAAGAAGATCATATTTAGGTGGGAGGATGTTCTCAACTTTGAAGGGGAAAGCGCTCCTTACATCCAGTATGCCCATGCCAGATGCTCTTCAATTTTGAGGAAGGCCGAGGAAGAGGGTATAAAAGTTGACCCAGAAACTTTGTTTAAGAATGCTGACTTTACAAAGTTAAGTGAGAGGGAGAGGGAATTGGTAATAATGCTCTCAAAGTTTCCAAGAATCGTTGAGCAGGCTGGTAAGGATGTTAAACCCCACTTAATTGCATGGTTTGCTAATGAATTGGCATCCCTATTCAATAAGTTCTACATGGATCATCCCGTATTGAAGGCCGAAGAAGGGGTAAGGGAGGCGAGGCTTCTATTGGTAATGGCCGTAGAGCAGGTTCTAAAGAATGCTCTGTACCTCATGGGAATTGAGGCTCCTGAAAGGATGTAG
- a CDS encoding mRNA surveillance protein pelota: MEILEEKPKEGKVKIKVETLDDLWHLYHIITPGDVVYAKTLRKQSQRSDSLRPEKVEVIPVFLGVKVEKINFHKFANQLRVTGPIIYASREDVPLGKYHTIAVEPGTIITLQKERWKPYYIERLKEAVEASKRAKVMIVTIEDGEAEMAIVREYGLDFIATIRHNLGGKRYNIKREDEERKFFHDVAKTMKDVMSRENIQRAIVAGPGFYKEDFYKFLKENYPDLASKIVLDDTSMGGRVGIYEVIKRGTVDKVYSESRIANEIKLVEKVIERIAKDEPVAYGMKEVEEAVNYGAVEILLVLDELLKGDNREKVEELMELARSLRSKVVVVSSEHEGGEKLKALGGIAGILRFKIK, translated from the coding sequence ATGGAAATACTAGAAGAAAAACCTAAGGAGGGGAAGGTAAAAATTAAGGTTGAAACACTGGATGATCTTTGGCATCTTTATCATATTATAACTCCTGGTGACGTAGTATACGCAAAAACTTTGAGAAAGCAATCTCAAAGAAGTGACTCTTTGAGGCCCGAAAAGGTTGAAGTGATCCCGGTTTTTTTAGGTGTTAAGGTAGAGAAGATAAATTTCCATAAATTTGCAAATCAACTTAGGGTTACAGGCCCTATAATTTATGCAAGCAGGGAAGATGTTCCTCTAGGTAAGTATCACACCATAGCTGTTGAACCTGGGACAATTATAACGCTTCAAAAAGAAAGATGGAAACCCTATTATATTGAGAGACTAAAAGAAGCAGTTGAAGCCTCGAAGAGGGCCAAAGTAATGATAGTTACAATCGAAGATGGAGAGGCCGAAATGGCTATCGTTAGAGAATATGGGTTGGACTTTATAGCTACAATAAGACATAACCTTGGGGGAAAAAGGTACAATATTAAAAGGGAGGATGAAGAGAGGAAGTTTTTCCATGATGTCGCAAAGACAATGAAAGATGTTATGAGCAGAGAAAACATTCAAAGAGCAATAGTAGCAGGCCCTGGGTTCTATAAAGAGGATTTCTACAAGTTTTTAAAAGAGAATTATCCAGATCTTGCCTCTAAAATAGTTTTAGATGATACTAGCATGGGAGGAAGGGTAGGGATCTATGAGGTTATTAAAAGGGGAACCGTAGATAAAGTCTACTCTGAGAGTAGGATAGCTAATGAGATAAAACTTGTTGAAAAGGTTATTGAAAGAATAGCTAAGGATGAGCCCGTTGCCTATGGAATGAAGGAGGTTGAGGAAGCGGTGAATTATGGGGCCGTAGAAATATTGCTCGTTTTGGACGAACTATTAAAGGGGGATAATAGAGAAAAGGTCGAGGAACTTATGGAGTTAGCTAGAAGCCTAAGGTCAAAGGTAGTTGTAGTTAGCTCTGAACATGAAGGAGGAGAGAAGCTTAAGGCACTCGGTGGGATAGCTGGAATTTTGAGATTTAAAATAAAGTAG
- a CDS encoding ribonuclease P protein component 2, which produces MMRKLKTLPPTLRDKNRYIAFEIISDGDFTKDEVKELIWKSSLEVLGETGTAIVKPWLIKFDPNTKTGIVRCDREYVEYLRFALMLVSEFNGKRLIIRTLGVSGTIKRLKRKFLAKYGWK; this is translated from the coding sequence GTGATGAGAAAGCTAAAAACTCTTCCTCCAACCCTTAGAGATAAGAATAGATACATTGCATTTGAAATAATTAGTGATGGTGATTTTACAAAAGATGAAGTTAAAGAGCTCATATGGAAAAGCTCTTTAGAGGTACTTGGTGAAACAGGTACTGCTATCGTTAAACCTTGGCTTATAAAATTTGATCCTAACACGAAGACTGGTATAGTTAGATGTGATCGAGAGTACGTTGAGTACCTTAGATTTGCGTTGATGCTAGTTTCCGAGTTCAATGGTAAAAGACTAATTATAAGGACGCTTGGAGTCTCTGGGACAATAAAAAGACTAAAAAGAAAATTCTTAGCAAAGTATGGGTGGAAATGA
- a CDS encoding transcription initiation factor IIB yields MTKQKVCPVCGSTEFIYDPERGEIVCARCGYVIEENIIDMGPEWRAFDASQREKRSRTGAPESILLHDKGLSTDIGIDRSLTGLMREKMYRLRKWQSRLRVSDAAERNLAFALSELDRITAQLKLPKHVEEEAARLYREAVRKGLIRGRSIESVIAACVYAACRLLKVPRTLDEISDIARVEKKEIGRSYRFIARNLNLTPKKLFVKPTDYVNKFADELGLSEKVRRRAIEILEEAYRRGLTSGKSPAGLVAAALYIASLLEGEKRTQREVAEVARVTEVTVRNRYKELVEKLGIKVPIT; encoded by the coding sequence GTGACTAAGCAAAAAGTTTGTCCCGTTTGTGGATCAACGGAATTTATTTATGACCCTGAAAGGGGTGAAATAGTCTGCGCACGCTGTGGTTACGTTATTGAGGAAAATATAATAGACATGGGACCAGAATGGCGTGCTTTTGACGCTTCTCAGAGGGAAAAGAGATCCAGGACTGGGGCTCCTGAGAGCATACTATTACACGATAAGGGACTTTCAACCGACATAGGAATAGACAGGAGCCTAACCGGATTGATGAGGGAGAAAATGTATAGGCTCAGGAAGTGGCAATCGAGGCTTAGGGTTAGTGATGCAGCTGAGAGAAATTTAGCGTTTGCATTGAGTGAGTTGGACAGAATAACTGCTCAATTAAAATTGCCAAAGCACGTTGAGGAAGAAGCTGCTAGATTGTATAGGGAGGCCGTGAGAAAGGGATTAATTAGAGGAAGATCAATTGAAAGCGTGATTGCAGCTTGTGTTTACGCCGCATGTAGATTATTAAAGGTTCCTAGAACATTAGATGAAATTTCAGATATAGCTAGAGTTGAAAAGAAGGAAATTGGAAGGAGTTATCGTTTCATTGCTAGGAATCTAAATCTAACTCCCAAAAAACTATTTGTCAAACCAACGGATTATGTAAATAAATTTGCGGATGAACTTGGACTCAGTGAGAAAGTCAGAAGGAGGGCCATAGAAATTTTGGAAGAGGCCTATCGGAGAGGACTAACTAGTGGAAAAAGTCCGGCAGGATTAGTAGCTGCAGCCCTATACATAGCATCTCTTCTTGAAGGAGAAAAGAGAACTCAGAGAGAGGTCGCAGAAGTTGCTAGGGTTACCGAGGTAACTGTAAGAAACAGATACAAGGAACTCGTAGAAAAGTTAGGGATAAAGGTGCCTATTACCTAA
- the rpsJ gene encoding 30S ribosomal protein S10 translates to MQKARIKLASTNVRSLEEVANQIRQIAERTGVRMSGPIPLPTKRIRIVTRKSPDGEGSATFDRWELRIHKRLIDIEADERAMRQIMRIRVPEDVTIEIELIS, encoded by the coding sequence ATGCAAAAAGCAAGAATTAAACTTGCAAGTACAAATGTTAGGTCTCTTGAGGAGGTTGCAAATCAAATTAGGCAGATTGCTGAGAGAACGGGCGTTAGAATGAGTGGTCCAATACCCCTCCCCACCAAGAGAATTAGGATAGTCACGAGGAAGAGTCCGGATGGAGAAGGCTCTGCAACATTTGACAGATGGGAACTTAGGATTCATAAGAGGTTAATTGATATTGAGGCCGATGAGAGAGCTATGAGGCAAATCATGAGGATTCGTGTTCCAGAAGATGTTACAATTGAAATTGAATTAATATCATGA